From a region of the Fischerella sp. JS2 genome:
- the dnaA gene encoding chromosomal replication initiator protein DnaA, whose product MAIPIDNLWSQVLERLQLELSRPTFETWIKTASAERLENNYLVIRTPNPFARNWLQKYYIKTITNVVQDILGHPVEIYITVAQGDDVSQLTDKEGTLSLPSPSIIPDNAAKNPPKTTELNPKYVFSRFVVGANNRMAHAAALAVAESPGREFNPLFLCGGVGLGKTHLMQAIGHYRLEICPNSKIFYVSTEQFTNDLITAIRKDSMQSFREHYRAADLILVDDIQFIEGKEYTQEEFFHTFNTLHEAGKQVVIASDRPPNQIPRLQERLSSRFAMGLIADIQPPDLETRMAILQKKAEYENIRLPENVIEYIASNYTSNIRELEGAFIRALAYVSIWGLSMTVENIAPVLEPPTQKVEATPETILTIISDEFNVTIDDLKGNSRRREISWARQIGMYLMRQHTDLSLPRIGEEFGGKDHTTVMYSCEKITQLKQTDQNLAQTLRQLSDRINMTSRPK is encoded by the coding sequence ATGGCAATTCCCATAGATAATCTGTGGAGTCAGGTTCTGGAACGCTTGCAGCTAGAGCTATCTCGTCCCACCTTTGAAACTTGGATCAAAACTGCTAGCGCTGAACGACTGGAAAATAACTATTTAGTCATTCGTACTCCAAATCCCTTTGCCCGTAATTGGCTGCAAAAATATTACATTAAGACAATTACTAATGTTGTTCAGGATATTCTGGGTCATCCTGTAGAAATTTATATTACTGTTGCTCAGGGTGATGATGTGTCTCAGTTAACAGACAAAGAAGGAACTTTATCATTACCATCTCCGAGCATCATTCCAGATAATGCTGCTAAAAATCCGCCCAAAACCACTGAATTAAATCCAAAATACGTATTTTCACGCTTTGTAGTGGGAGCCAACAATCGCATGGCTCATGCTGCGGCTTTGGCAGTTGCTGAATCACCTGGTAGAGAATTCAACCCCTTGTTTTTATGTGGTGGTGTAGGTTTAGGTAAAACTCACCTGATGCAGGCGATCGGGCATTATCGTTTAGAAATTTGCCCGAATTCAAAAATATTTTATGTTTCGACTGAACAGTTTACGAATGATTTAATTACTGCTATTCGCAAAGACAGTATGCAAAGTTTTCGCGAACACTACCGAGCAGCAGATTTGATTTTAGTTGATGATATTCAGTTTATTGAGGGTAAAGAATATACCCAAGAAGAGTTTTTTCATACATTTAATACTTTACATGAAGCTGGCAAACAAGTTGTGATTGCTTCTGATCGCCCTCCTAACCAAATTCCTCGTCTGCAAGAACGCCTAAGTTCTCGGTTTGCAATGGGTTTGATTGCTGATATCCAACCACCAGATTTAGAAACTAGAATGGCTATTCTCCAAAAAAAAGCCGAATATGAGAATATCCGTCTCCCAGAGAATGTAATTGAATATATTGCCTCTAATTACACTTCAAATATTAGAGAACTGGAAGGAGCATTTATTCGGGCGCTGGCATATGTTTCTATTTGGGGTTTATCCATGACGGTAGAAAATATTGCACCTGTACTGGAACCTCCTACTCAAAAGGTAGAAGCAACCCCAGAAACAATTTTAACCATCATCTCCGATGAGTTTAATGTGACGATTGATGACCTTAAAGGCAACTCACGACGGCGAGAAATTAGTTGGGCTCGTCAGATAGGAATGTATCTAATGCGGCAGCATACGGATTTAAGTTTGCCTAGAATAGGAGAGGAATTTGGTGGTAAAGACCACACAACGGTTATGTATAGTTGTGAAAAAATTACTCAATTAAAACAAACAGATCAAAACTTAGCACAAACACTACGTCAACTGAGCGATCGCATTAATATGACAAGCCGCCCTAAGTAG